The sequence below is a genomic window from Lolium perenne isolate Kyuss_39 chromosome 7, Kyuss_2.0, whole genome shotgun sequence.
ATGGATTTTTGGACGCAGTCAATGTGTCCCTTATACTTGGTCATCCAGTCCATTCCAAGTATTACCTCTAAGCCTTGAGCCCCTAAAACTATAAGATCGGAGTGGAAAGGTATACCTTGTATGATTATAGGAAGGTTTTTGCAAGATAGTCGGGTTTTAGCGgtggatccgggaatttgaactaacaTGAGGCGTCTCATGGTAGTCGGTTTCATCCCACTTTTCTTAACGAAGGGTTCGGTAACGAATGAATGAGATGCTCCTGAATCAAAAAGAACTCGGGCGGGAGTGGAGTGAACTAGGAACGTACCCATCACAATGTCCGGAGCTTCCTCAGCCTCTTCAGCGTTGGCATGGTTCAGGTGTCCATGGGCGGCATTGGCTTGCTTCTTGATAGCAGGCTTCTTTCCTGATGCAGTTCTAGCTTGAGCTTGGTTGGGCCTTGGTGCATTGGCGCGCTGAGGCGTCTTCATCTTGGTAGGGCACTCACGAGAGAAGTGCCCCGGCTTCCCGCAAGCGAAGCAACCATCTCCCTGAGTACGAGCTGGGGGATTGGGGCGAGGATTGTTGTTGTAACCTCCTCCTCCGGTACGATACTGTGGAGCTGAACGGTTGGTGTTGAAGGTGTTGGGATGGTATGTAGGAGCTGGGGTGGAGTTCCTCTGGGGCGGATTAGATGATTTGGCAGGAGGTGGGCTGCGGTACTTGGGGTTGCTGGGTCCACTCTGTTGCTGTTGCATCTTGCGCTTCCTGGTCTCATAAGCAGCCTTGCACTTGGATTCCACCATGATGGCAGCATCCACTAGCGCCTCCAAGTCGGGGTAGGGTACAGCCACGAGGATACTCTGGATCTCTTCATGCAGACCATTCATAAAACGGTCGCGCTTCTTCTCATCAGTGTCGGTGTCCTGAGGGGCGTACCTTGCTAAGGTGTTAAACTTGTCGAGATAATCCACCACATTGGAGTTATTCTGCTTTAAGTTGAAGAACTCGTCACGCTTCATCTTGATTAATCCCGTAGGAATATGGGCCTTGCGGAACTTGGCGGTGAACTCTTCCCAGTTAATGACATGATCAACAGCTTGCATAGCTTTGACGTTCtcccaccaggctcgtgcagggcCGAAAAGAAAATGGGTGGCGAGAAGAACTTTCTCATGATCTCCCACGGCAgcgacttccaagttgttctcgatGGTGCGGAGCCAATCATCCGCGTCGAGGGGAGCGGTGCATTTAGAAAACACAGGGAGATTGGTATTCTGAAAATCCCTAAGCCGTGACCTTGGGGCTTCTTCTGCGTGTCCATCCCCCTCTTCATTGCCACGGTTTCCCGCAGCAGCTTGAGCAATTTGCCAGAGTGCGGCTATGCTGGCTTCACTTTCTGCGCGAGCGCGCTGGCGGTCCTCCATTAAAAGGCGCAGGATTTGGGCCATGTCAGGatccgggggtggtggtgggttTTCGGAAGTGGAACCTCCACGGCGAGTCTCAACCATCTGGGGAGGTAAAGATGAGAGACAAGGTATGAGATGACGGAAAAAACTTCGGGAGTGCAAGTGCTTGCCAAGGGGAAGGAATGTATATGCATGAAAGAAAAAATTTCCGGAAAGTAAAAGCAGCAAACAACACAAAATCAAACATCCAAACCACAAACGTCGGTACTACCAAAATCTTCGAGGTTCACAACCAACAAGGTCACGTAAGGACCAACATAGTACGGCGTTACATCGGGGACAACATCTCATAACATAAGTCTCGCAAGTGCACAACTAGAATTCATCAAGAGGGGTGGAAAGGCTGTCAAATGGGGGCTCCTCGGGGTCTTGCTCCTCACCATCCGAGGTGGCCTCGATGGTGCGGAGAGGCGCGGGTTCTTCGGCCTCGTCGTTGATGAAGGCACGGTCATCGTCGTCCTCTTCATCAAGCCCGTCGAGCCCTTCTTCTTCCATGTAGTCCTCGTCGTCACTAACGAGAGCGGTGTCCTCCTTACGGAGATCCTCGCCCTCGTCCTGAAGACTCTCCAGCTCTTCATCGGCATCGCGAAGAGCAGA
It includes:
- the LOC139833627 gene encoding uncharacterized protein, coding for MAQILRLLMEDRQRARAESEASIAALWQIAQAAAGNRGNEEGDGHAEEAPRSRLRDFQNTNLPVFSKCTAPLDADDWLRTIENNLEVAAVGDHEKVLLATHFLFGPARAWWENVKAMQAVDHVINWEEFTAKFRKAHIPTGLIKMKRDEFFNLKQNNSNVVDYLDKFNTLARYAPQDTDTDEKKRDRFMNGLHEEIQSILVAVPYPDLEALVDAAIMVESKCKAAYETRKRKMQQQQSGPSNPKYRSPPPAKSSNPPQRNSTPAPTYHPNTFNTNRSAPQYRTGGGGYNNNPRPNPPARTQGDGCFACGKPGHFSRECPTKMKTPQRANAPRPNQAQARTASGKKPAIKKQANAAHGHLNHANAEEAEEAPDIVMAFCKKSISRPTLDQVPIVCEYPDVFPEELPGMPPDRDIEFIIELIPGTAPISQRPYRMNPQELIELKRQLDGMLEKGLIRPSASPWGSPTIFVDKRDGTIRLCVDYRRLNDVTIKKKYPLPKIDYLFDQMNGAKVFSKIDLRTGYHQLKVRESDIPKTAFTTRYGLYEYTVMSFGLTNAPAYFKNLINKVFMEYLDKFVVVFIDDILVYSKTEEEHEEHLRLVLGILRQHQLYAKFSKCQFWLKEVGFLGHILSAGGLSVDPSLIKSIVE